Within Ammospiza nelsoni isolate bAmmNel1 chromosome 32, bAmmNel1.pri, whole genome shotgun sequence, the genomic segment ggctcaGGGGGGGTTCTGAAGGGTGACATGTGCCACTGGGTGCTCAAGGGGGGCTCTGAAGGAGGACATGTGCCAGTGGGTGCTCAGGGGGGTTCTGAAGGGGGACATGTGCCAGGGGGGCTCTGAAAGGGGACATGTGCCACTGGGTGCTCAGGGGGGCTCTGAAGGGGGACATGTGCCAGTGGGTGCTCAAAGGGGGCTCTGAAGGGGGACATGTGCCACTGGGTGTTTAGGGGGGCTTTGAAGGGGGACATGTGCCAATGGGTGTTCAGGGGGGTTCTGAAAGGGGACATGTGCCACTGGGTGCTCAGGGGGGACTCTGAAGGGTGACATGTGCCAGTGGGTGCTCAAAGGGGGCTCTGAAGGGGGACATGTGCCAATGGGTGCTCGAGGAGAGGTGGGAGATGCACAGAcatgcccagcacagcttgAGGGCTCTTTgcccaccagcacagctctgttttCCGCAGTCAGGCATTTCCCCCTGCTGGCCAGGGGTCTGTGCAAACCCTGGCCCATATGCACACACCTCCGGCACAGAGATGGCCTCACACCCACCTTTCACTCTCCACAGTCATCTTGATGGCGGTGGAGACGTAGCCCCGGCCGTCCTTGCCTGTCTGCTCTTCTGCTCAGGGAGGAGAACCATCCATGAACCACCAACCCCACCATGCCCTGCCAACCatctctgccagccccagctgcccctgcgAGCCCTGGGGCCACCTGGGTGACACCCATAACCCCCCTCAGAGCATTGCTGGGGTGCAGAGTGTGTGTGACACCCTGAAGTTCATGGCAGAGGTGCAGACCACCAAGGGCTCCTCAAGGAGCACTACTTCTTCCTGGCCCAGAAGATCTTCAATGAAGAATAGCAGGTAGGTGAACAATTTTGTAATGTAGGGGTCTGAGGCCATATATCTTGTAGGATAGATCATGATACGACCAGTGCAATGGGGAAGAAGGTAAGGGAGTAGAAGTCTATTTTTAGGCTGATGGGGACTTTAAAGTTTATAATGAATTTTCATTCTCAGAAGGAGATGAGAGGAtgggcccctgcagcccagggcccATCCAGGCCCTCCTCACTCACTGTTGCAGTGACTCCCAAATGCCTGGTCCATAACCCCCTCAGAGCATTGCTGGGGTGCAGAGGGACACCCCAGGACTCACCCAGGCCCTCCCCACTCACTGTTGTCAAAGGCCTGGTCCATAACCCCCCTCACAGCATTGCAGAGGGGCACCCCAGGGCCCATGCAGGCCCTCCTCACTCACTGTTGTACACCTGGTCCATAACCCCCCTCACAGCATTGCTGGGGTGCAGAAGGGGAGCCCAGGACCCATCCAGGCTCTCCCCACTCACTGTTGTAGTGACTCCCAAAGGCCTGGTCCATAACCCCCCTCACAGCATCGCAGTGGGACACCCCAGGCCCCATCCAGGCCCTCCCCACTCACTGTTGTAGTGACTCCCAAAGGCCTGGTCCTTGGGGATGTTGGGGTACAGGTTCCGCAGCTGCCCCAGGTCCCGGATGCGGTCGCCCAGGGAGCGGATGGACAGGTCCTTGGCAGAGAAGGGCTGGATGTTTTCCACCTGGCTGGAGCCTGAGTGAGGGGAGACACGTCACTGCATTCCAGTGCTGGTTCCTGGAAATGCCCACACCCCCTGGCAGTGAGGACCCCTCCCTTGCACAGCACCTGACCCCATCTCACCGTCCTTGCCCCGCATGACATAAGCGATGGTGACACCCCCGATCTCGGAGTCGCTGAAGCGGAGCAGGAAGGTCCCATCTGGCTGCATGCTCAGCAGCTTGCACACATACTGCTTGCTGATGAAGCCCATGATGAGCCTGGATGGGTAGGGAACAGGGATCAGGACCAcccatggcagtggggtggGATCAGGACCCCCTcaaagcccagccctggggcacccACCTGTCCGACCAGTAACTTTTAAGGCATCTCTTGGTGAGGTCCAGGACTCCATCAAACCACTGCCAGAAGGTGAATCCCCGGCCAGGGAGGATCTCCTGAGGCAGAGAGAGGCCATGAGGCTCACTATGGTCACACtggcccctgcccaccctggccATCCCTCGCAGTCACCTTGTTGAACTGGGCCCAGGAGACGTGGCGGCTCTGGAAGTCCTCGGGGCTGGCACTGTGGTCATTGAAGATCTTCTGGGCCAGGAAGAAGTAGTGCTCCTTGAGGAGCCCCTTGGTGGTCTGCACCTCTGCCATGAACTTCAGGTTCAGGGTGTCACACATCTTGTCCCAGGGCACACGCTCGGCCACCACAAAGGGCACCCGGTCCTGTGGCCGGGCAGGGGGACATCAGGACAGGATGCCCACCATGTCCcaccctgggctcctgctcccacctgcaCTGGTGGGAGTCCAAAGCCCAGTCAGCCCCAgtttccagctccttccctgcagctggtggcaCTCACAATGTCAGAGAAGGCGTTGTCCCACAGCACGGTGGCTTTGGCGTTGTTGTCCTGGTTCCCGTGGACGATGACCACAATGGGCAGAGACAGGACCTGGGGGCACACAGTGTCCCTGAGCCAGGCGTGGTGGCTGCCCTGGGACTGTCCCAGCGTCCCACAGGGGAAGGCTCAGCAcatccagccccatcccatggtACCTGGAGGTGGATGGAGATGTTGCTGGGGGTCAAGGTGACGTTGGTGCTGAAGAGGACGGCGCATTTCTCCTCCGTCACCGACTCTGAGCCCTTCCGCTCGCAGCGCTTGATCTTCttcagcagctggggagggagagctgagcatccccagcctcaggacccccaaaaccccaatgGAGGCCACAACCCAGCCCCTAGCTGGTGGCACTTACCACGTTTTTGAAGTTGGCACAGCAGTTCCCGCTGGTGGGGTTGGTCTCCAGTGCCACTGTGTTGTGCAAGATCTCCCCCGTGCTCTCACTGGGTAGAGAAGGGGATTAGGGGGGGAATGGTGGTTGGGAAACCCTCTTTCCCCACACCCACTGTTCACCTGAGGGTGTTGCTGTAGTtgctgagctccagctcccGTGCCTGCTTCTCTGTCACCATGTCAGCCCTCACCACGTAGGGCTTGGGCAGTGCCTTCAGCAGCCGCGGGCCCAGCAGGAACCGCACGCTCGCCTGGAACTTGGTCTGGGTCTTCAGCACCTGTGGGGGCTGCTTCTCCaccaggaaggagctgagggacAAAGGGGCACCGTGGCACTTGGCACAGCCACCAGATCCACCTTAACCCTGGCCACCACAGCCCCCAGGTGTTACCTCTTGACCAGGCTGGACAAGACCTCGTTGAAGCGCTCCAGGAGCcggggcagcagctcagggcccagctctgtgctcgCTGCCatcacctgctgctgcagctggaagtaAACCTCGACCAGGTTCTCACACCTGGGGAAAGGGGGACACTCAGCACCCCATCCTCACTCACCTGGTGGTGggagcaggttgctcaggatCCCTCAGCTTTGCCCTGTGCCCCCTCACCTCTTCTGCAGCGGTGCCAGATTCTCCTCAAAGATGgccccattccctgccagctgctgttGTCTCTTCCAAATCTGGATCCTCTTCAGGACCTGCTG encodes:
- the STAT6 gene encoding signal transducer and activator of transcription 6 isoform X2 is translated as MSLWNLVSHMPPEEFSSLSTEFPRSLRCLLAEWLENQPWEFINGSDAFCTSMASRMLSDMLDKLHSAAGSDGQQCQILQQISNIESTFCRDPLRLVAVVRAVLEGEKAAVLKRDHHLPLSFHRRQEELKFSLGLQRLQHRIREIQALQEEGPGRDGAVQSPMAPRELPTLILEAVKELEAAKQQVLKRIQIWKRQQQLAGNGAIFEENLAPLQKRCENLVEVYFQLQQQVMAASTELGPELLPRLLERFNEVLSSLVKSSFLVEKQPPQVLKTQTKFQASVRFLLGPRLLKALPKPYVVRADMVTEKQARELELSNYSNTLSESTGEILHNTVALETNPTSGNCCANFKNVLLKKIKRCERKGSESVTEEKCAVLFSTNVTLTPSNISIHLQVLSLPIVVIVHGNQDNNAKATVLWDNAFSDIDRVPFVVAERVPWDKMCDTLNLKFMAEVQTTKGLLKEHYFFLAQKIFNDHSASPEDFQSRHVSWAQFNKEILPGRGFTFWQWFDGVLDLTKRCLKSYWSDRLIMGFISKQYVCKLLSMQPDGTFLLRFSDSEIGGVTIAYVMRGKDGSSQVENIQPFSAKDLSIRSLGDRIRDLGQLRNLYPNIPKDQAFGSHYNKEQTGKDGRGYVSTAIKMTVESERDQHPPNTMGAPPEAPQAQMFNLPMLQHELHPENLQPLLGPMCSPTPFCPQPMPGGYPPVESSIMTVPDRLTPPFHSPSQMLSPPSLSHCQDPAFRTPGPFMPNQFLPGEVPQLLPAGPSADPQDVDMPELPPFPLMEDASLQSPPRWMSPSMDQPSASELEHLLEVSPLPPFAPLQQHSVYPNSSLSSWGLGDARWDDSIRPGHA
- the STAT6 gene encoding signal transducer and activator of transcription 6 isoform X1, translated to MPHSSSVLVFPDLWSLPSVRASNSAIPGDCSKMSLWNLVSHMPPEEFSSLSTEFPRSLRCLLAEWLENQPWEFINGSDAFCTSMASRMLSDMLDKLHSAAGSDGQQCQILQQISNIESTFCRDPLRLVAVVRAVLEGEKAAVLKRDHHLPLSFHRRQEELKFSLGLQRLQHRIREIQALQEEGPGRDGAVQSPMAPRELPTLILEAVKELEAAKQQVLKRIQIWKRQQQLAGNGAIFEENLAPLQKRCENLVEVYFQLQQQVMAASTELGPELLPRLLERFNEVLSSLVKSSFLVEKQPPQVLKTQTKFQASVRFLLGPRLLKALPKPYVVRADMVTEKQARELELSNYSNTLSESTGEILHNTVALETNPTSGNCCANFKNVLLKKIKRCERKGSESVTEEKCAVLFSTNVTLTPSNISIHLQVLSLPIVVIVHGNQDNNAKATVLWDNAFSDIDRVPFVVAERVPWDKMCDTLNLKFMAEVQTTKGLLKEHYFFLAQKIFNDHSASPEDFQSRHVSWAQFNKEILPGRGFTFWQWFDGVLDLTKRCLKSYWSDRLIMGFISKQYVCKLLSMQPDGTFLLRFSDSEIGGVTIAYVMRGKDGSSQVENIQPFSAKDLSIRSLGDRIRDLGQLRNLYPNIPKDQAFGSHYNKEQTGKDGRGYVSTAIKMTVESERDQHPPNTMGAPPEAPQAQMFNLPMLQHELHPENLQPLLGPMCSPTPFCPQPMPGGYPPVESSIMTVPDRLTPPFHSPSQMLSPPSLSHCQDPAFRTPGPFMPNQFLPGEVPQLLPAGPSADPQDVDMPELPPFPLMEDASLQSPPRWMSPSMDQPSASELEHLLEVSPLPPFAPLQQHSVYPNSSLSSWGLGDARWDDSIRPGHA